From Cetobacterium somerae ATCC BAA-474, the proteins below share one genomic window:
- a CDS encoding toxin-antitoxin system YwqK family antitoxin produces the protein MRKAIVLLLVMLSMAIYGEEIEFSTLKESNGIYYSNGQKFTGKAVIKSPDGKIVKMEEFKNGEKDGIIKVYYTNGNLKFEIEVKKNKQEGITKTYYESGKLEGKMQFTNGELDGDDISYYENGQVKSKAKYENGKLNGRMKIYNPKGKIISEGIFENGELISEVKY, from the coding sequence ATGAGAAAAGCGATTGTACTATTATTAGTAATGCTATCTATGGCAATTTATGGAGAAGAGATTGAGTTTTCAACTTTGAAAGAAAGTAATGGAATCTATTATTCAAATGGACAAAAGTTTACAGGAAAAGCAGTAATAAAATCTCCAGATGGTAAAATAGTAAAAATGGAAGAGTTTAAAAATGGTGAAAAAGATGGAATTATAAAAGTGTATTATACAAATGGTAATTTAAAATTTGAAATAGAGGTTAAGAAAAATAAACAAGAGGGAATAACTAAAACATACTATGAAAGTGGAAAATTAGAAGGTAAAATGCAATTTACAAATGGAGAATTAGATGGGGATGATATTTCATATTATGAAAATGGACAAGTTAAATCTAAAGCTAAATATGAAAACGGAAAACTTAATGGAAGAATGAAAATTTATAACCCCAAAGGAAAAATTATAAGTGAAGGTATTTTTGAAAATGGAGAGCTTATATCTGAGGTAAAATATTAG